From the genome of Streptomyces sp. NBC_01116, one region includes:
- the chpH gene encoding chaplin ChpH, giving the protein MIKKVVAVAAATGGLVLAGAGMASADAGAQGAAIGSPGVLSGNVVQVPVHVPINLCGNTVSVIGLLNPAFGNTCVNA; this is encoded by the coding sequence ATGATCAAGAAGGTCGTCGCAGTTGCGGCTGCTACGGGTGGCCTCGTTCTCGCGGGTGCGGGCATGGCTTCCGCCGACGCGGGCGCCCAGGGTGCTGCCATCGGCAGCCCCGGCGTGCTCTCCGGCAACGTCGTCCAGGTTCCGGTCCACGTGCCGATCAACCTGTGCGGCAACACGGTCTCCGTGATCGGTCTGCTGAACCCCGCCTTCGGCAACACCTGCGTCAACGCCTGA